The Apodemus sylvaticus chromosome 4, mApoSyl1.1, whole genome shotgun sequence nucleotide sequence AGACAATGGTCATCATGGATTATGCGTTTCcaattatttgttcatttatttattttgtacataACTGAATTAGAAACCTCACTGCTTCATGGCAGTTGGTTTGCTATTGCTTCCAGTTGTAGCAGGGCTTCATTTTATATTGCAGCTGTTAAAAGATACCCTTTAGACAGGAATTATGTAAAAGTAATCCCTACATAGCTAGGTTTCAGCACTAGGTATGAGCGCAAATGTGTCCTCAAGTGTAGGTATCTGAAATGTCATGTTAACCTACTTGTTCCACTTAGTTTAGTGATAAAAGGGGCTTTTCCAGATTTTTTTGTTAGTAACTAAGTCAGGTCCCTTTATGCCCAAGAGGCTGCAGGGTTGTTTTCACCTGCATGCAAACAATTAGTCTAAATATTCTTCATTCATTGCCAGATTAGGATACACAAATtgaaatttttctgtttgtttttttttttatagttgatTCCAAAgatggtaaaaaagaaaaaaattttaaagtgttgATGTATATGTTGAAGTGCTCCTTTTGTTAACCGGTAGGGTGTCCTTTATGTTTCCTAGGACCTAGATGTGAAAGCTGGCGGAGGCTGTGTGATGACCATTGGTGAGATGCTGCGTTCTTTTCTCACAAAACTGGAGTGGTTTTCTACTTTGTTTCCAAGAATTCCAGTTCCAGTTCAGAAGAATATTGATCAACAGATTAAAACTCGACCTAGGAAAATCAAGAAAGACGGGAAGGAAGGTGTTGAGGAAATAGACAGGCACATTGAGAGGCGGCGATCCAGGTAATGTCAGTTACGTTGTTTTAATTTACCTATACAAAGTTCTTAGGAAAATGTGGTGCTCCTTTTACTTGTGATTCCCCATAAAATACTGAGAGCAGTTACAtcactgcacacatgcatgccaggcaagcactcccCACAAGCCATGCCATCTAAAGGctatttgtttcttcctttctccttttagaTCTCCAAGAAGATCACTGAGTCCTCGGAGGTCTCCTAGAAGATCAAGAAGCAGAAGTCATCACCGGGAGGGCCATGGATCGTCTAGCTTTGACAGagaattagagagagagaaagagcgcCAACGACTAGAGCGGGAagccaaagaaagagagaaagaaaggcgaAGATCCCGAAGCATTGACCGAGGCTTAGATCGCAGGCGAAGCCGCAGTCGGGACAGGCACAGGAGCCGCAGTCGCAGCCGTGATAGGAAAGGGGACAGAAGAGACAGGGAtcgggaaagagagaaagaaaatgagagaggccGAAGACGAGACCGAGATTATGATAAGGAGAGAGGCAATGACCgagaaagggacagggagagatcAAGGGAGCGCTCTAAGGAGCAGAGAAATAGGggtgagggagaagagaagaagcaCAAAGAAGACAAGGAGGATAGACGACACAGAGATGACAAAAAAGAGTCCAAGAAGAAACACAGCAGAagtagaagcagggagaggaaacacagaagtAGGAGCAGAAGCAGAAATGCAGGGAAgcggagcaggagcaggagcaaggACAAGTCAAGCAGACATAAAAACGAAAGCAAGGAGAAGTCAAATAAAAGGAGCAGAAGTGGCAGTCAAGGAAGAACTGGCAGTGTTGAAAAGAGAAAACGAGAACACAGCCCTAGCAGAGAGAAGTCTAGAAAGCGCAGCAGGAGCCAAGACCGTTCCCACAAGAGAGATCATGGTGATAGCAAGGACCAGTCAGACAGACAGGATCATCAGAGAAGCCAGACTGTAGAGCCAGAGAGCcaagaaaaagaacacaaaaacaaagatgAGACTGGGTGAAGATTTTGTAAAATTGGATCACATTGAATCCTATAAATGTTGATTAAAttctgctttttttccccccaagttGAGATTGTGCAGTAGTTATGCACTCTTTGAGCTCCCTGTAGGCTGGTTTCTTTTGTGTAGGGAAGTGCCTTTGTAATCTCATTTAGCATTGATGTTTTCACCCAGTTGAGTTGACTCATGATGCACAGATTGTtcttgcatttttgtttgtttttaaaatgtacagtCTGTACATATGTcctgaaaatgttttaattctttgGCATGGTTGCCATGTTGGTTAAATTTGTATAAGGCAATAAACTGCCActaattgtatttttgttttgtaggtgTGAGATTATGGTTGTGTACTGAAGCTAGCATGACTGTGCTCTTCATAATAGAATGCTGAAGACTTTGGGAATGGGTCTTGGGTGTCTGTTTTAGGAGAATTATGTGTATTTCAGTATACATGAGGGCAACAGTTGTAGGGTTAACATTCTTGTCCACTGTATATTACCTTGGAAGCTCTTGTTAATATGTTATTCTCCACAGTTAATGTTAGAGAGAATTTATAAGAGGTTTAAATTAGGCTGTGCTTTGATCAGAAGTCCTTTTAGCATTCTACCTCAAAGGGACACTGTTAGTATGcctaaaatttatttactttcctttttacaatgtgcttccctcctccctcttgaattctttctcagattttaaaagtactatattaaaatgtGTAAAGCCTGGCATTGTAGCAACCAAGTGATTGGGAGAGGGCGGGCACATGAGAGAAGCAGTCAAGCCTCAGGCTTCCAAAGCATTTTTATAAATGGAGAATACTTAAATTATGAAACAGCTTGATATAGTATCCTTTTTTAAGAATTCaaaactttttttattgataATGAAGATTGCTgtttgagtttttaaacttaatcTAGAACAGAAATATTAACAGTAATGCAGTGCTGCGTTATTTAAGACTATCAGCAAATTATTTGATAGATTGTTCTTATGACTTGTATTCTGATTTCAGAAAACCATCATGAGTGTGGAATAAATACTGGATTAAATCCTTCCTCCTGGGTGTTGGCTTCCCCCCCATTTGTTAACATTTAAAGAAAGTTGTGGAACTGATGAAATGGCAACAGTTTTCCATGAGGCTATCTTGAGCAAAGGTGACTCTTTAAAAACAGCACATTGCTCAGCTTACCACCCAGCCAGGCCTGGGCCCATCCCTGGCCGAGGAGGAGAAAGCTCACTACAGTACTATTGTGCATATGTGCCctgtaaatagtttttaaatcCTTGTAGGTTGGAAGTAGATCTGCTATGCTGGTACTTAATAGAATCTTAAAATGGCAGTTTCCCTTAAGTTTTaagacatgttttaaaacgaGTTGTGACTCTTGGTATTAGCATTATGGTTGTGGGTTTGTCTTGCCCTATCAGGCATTTGATTGAAGATCCCACAGGATACATTTGTACCACTTCTAAGAAAGATCTCCAAGTGAAATGCTCAGGTTAAAATgctatacttttaaaaatctagCCATGTTTCAAATTGAGCAACTAGTCTGTTACAACAGGAAGTTAGGCTCCCCAAGGTAGTTAAGCTGGGGCTGCCTCTTGGGATCACATAAGAAAACAGAATCCTTCTTGGTGTCCTCTGGGCACACCTACACTGTTACTCTCACATACTAAAACAGAATGTGAAGGAAATTGAAAAACCATTAAGTATAATAACTCAGGTTTATGTTCAATTGATTTCCCCCCTTATAGTTAATGGGTTATCTAACCCTGGCTACATAGTAGACAAATGTTCTGATTCATTGGTCATTTCTCTAGGGAACTTGAAGGAATGCTTTTTAGTAGAGTTCCTTCCTTATAGATCTGGACATAGGGGTGCATGCTTCAATCCCAGAcctggagaggcaggcagatcttgtcTGTAAATCCCCAAGGGAATTGATAGTGCTGTTGATCTTCATGCATCAATAACCCTTCAATCCATAAGATTTTTCTGATGTGTGTAGGTGCTCTTAGAGACCAGAGAGGTTGATTTCCCCAGGGCTGGACGtaagcagagctgacaatggagCTAAGAGCAAGACTCTGAAAGTGTACTGTGCACTCAGCTCCTAAACTCCGTGTAGTCCCTTCATGGTCCCCCtacatcctaaacaacacatgaaaGTAAATGTTGCTTGTTGAGCAAATGCAAAAGAAGTCCtgttaggactggagagatggctcagcagttaagagcactgattgctcttgcagaggtcctgaattcaattcccagcaaccacatggtggctcacaactgtctatagtAAGATCTGATGTCCTTCTGGCACGGAGGTGGacatgcagatagagtactcataaaacctttttttaaaaaaaaagttctgtccTTATCCCCTCTTTGATGCTGATATCACCAGTGGCCTAGATAACCAGCAAGGCTGCCAGTCTTATCTGGCCCTTTTGTACCAAGTTTTGCCAAACTTTGTATGGGAACCACTGCTAATTTGTGTACACCTGTTTCTGTATTGGATCCAAATCTACCCTTCAGTGTGATCTGGAACTGGCAAGTCGGCCCATTGTTCTTACAACAGAACGCTGCAGGAGAAGAGACCTAGTTCCTATTCACCTGCAGTGTGCAGGCGCTTAGCTTATAGGGCACCTGGTGTCACTCAGCCATCAAAGTCCAGTGGCATCTCAGGCAGATTTTCTGGCAATTCCATTGGAACCCCAGCAAGGCTTGCTCCAGCACACAGCTATCCTGCAGGCTTCATTAATGCACCAGTGGACTGTGCCCTAACTACTTTTGGGGGGTAGGAGAAGGGGCAAATGGAGTGTGATGTTTTAATACATTGAGAGGATTGAGTCTATTTCTTTACTCCTAAAATATGTAGTCTTAGCTATTTTGCAGTGTGCATGTTTTTTACATTGAAAatccatacaatatattttggtcaCAAATTCTTCTCCCccatttcccagatcctccccacccaTCCAaactcttccctttttcttttaaataggcaagggaaaaaaaaccgaaacaaaagaacaaaaaaacaactgtAAGCCATACTTTATAAGCAAAAGACCAGgaagtttgttggtttttttaatGAGACAAATGCCATTgagttttgtgttggccaactgctGCTGGGAATGGGAGTCTACCCTTAAGTTTGGTTTATATACCCAGTGAGGCACACTAGAGGACATTTTTTTGTGTTGATTGAGATTGCTGCTTGGTTAGGGACGGGAGCTTGTGCCCAGTTCCCCTTCTCAGCACTAGGATCCTGTGGCCTAGCTATTTTTACACCCATTCTCCAGTCTTCATGTCTCAGCAAACACTGCCACAGCCACATCCAGCAGTGACTCAATCGTTCTTGAGTGAGtgactcaatttttttttcctttaggatCTCTGCCTCATCCCTAAAGGTAACATGACTTCCCTATCATTTCTGTATTCTGTAGATCTCTTTATTCTCAGTAACTAATACTCTCCCTATTGGATACTCATTCTTTACATCAAACTTGGTTAGAAGTgtgttctctgtgtcctggctgGACCCAGCGTTAGTGTATTTCGACAGTACTGGCCGTATTGATGTGGCCTGCTCTTCACGTTGCTTAGTGGCCTTTGGTACAGTCTAGCATAAGGAAGTGTTCGTGCTCAGCTGAGCAAGTTTGTTAATAATTATGCAAGTGAATTAGACTCCCTACAAGTGTTTTGGCTAAGGACAACTTTTTTAAAGTTTGGCAGGTGTCCTTCAGCGACAGAGTGCTGAGCTGGCATATGCAAGGTCCTAGGATGAATCCCCAGCAATGACaaaaaacagaagaatggacCAGACTCACGCTTGTAAGGGTGGACATGTAAAAGAACTCAGGACCTAGTCATGGGGCCTTGAAGGTTATTTCCTGTCTGCTTGAGGCTGgttttcactttgttttgtttgagtttggGCCTTTAATCCTTTAATGAATATCCTTTAATTTCTCTGCTTTCCTTCAACAAGTCTGAGTTTCTCTTCCTTGGAACTAGGAGCCAACTCTGGTTTTTACTGTTACTAGCACTGAACCTTGACGAGGGAGGTTCTGCCCAGCATTTCCTTACTTTGAAATGTCACTTTCTTGatttaaccaaccaaccaaaaaggtTTTAGGTGCCATTCCTTTTCTTTAGAAATGCTCTGCCTGTGGGCAGAAGGGGATTGGTGAAGGGCAAGAGTGTGATGTGGAGCCACTGAAAATCTAAGTCTCTTACTGTTTCCTGAGCCTGCTTCATATCCCATCCCTGTAAACAATTTGTATGTGTGTCCTGGGGAACAGACCCAGGCCATTGTGGAttctaagcaagtgctctatcactgagctggaTCTTTGCTTGGTTGGCTCTGCgctttgtttacttgtttttgagacagggtctcactatgtagtcctggcctggagcttgctgtatAGATCAAGCTAGTCTTGAGCTCAaagaggtccacctgcctgtctctccagggtgctgggattaaatgcatgcccTGCCACTCCCATCTCTTCTAAACAATTCTTGTATGTCCTCTAGTGTCCTGCAATGGCTATTTCAGGACCTGCCTCCACACTCATTTTCAGACTATCAAGTGGAGTCCCTCAATttgcctttccccctcctcctaaCCAAAAGATTAGTTGCAGTCACATCTCCTTTgtctcctccttttccctccgtTCTCCCTCTCACTCAGTCCAAATATCTTTCAACCTCTTACGAGACACATGAAATTATGTGACTGAATGATAGCCAGTGGGAGGTAGCCAGAGGAAATTTTTAAGAAGTTTCTCTAAatgggcacacctttaattccagcattcagaaggcaagGCAGGTGGCCCTCAAGTTCCAGGGCCAGCCCAGTCTTCCGGGTTAATTCCAaggcagccaggtctacacagagaaaccttgccttgaaaaaccaataaataaataaatgaataaataaataaataaataaataaataaataaacagtttCTTTGGCATTTGACTACTTCTGTGATCTAAAACTTGGATGTGACTGTTGAAATTGGGACTGTTCTCTTGGGTCAGGAGGACCTCATTTTACGGATGGCAGGTACAGTACGTGAAGACTGGGTTCCTGGGGATGCCGTGTAATTAAATTACATTTCTGGAGGCTCTGAGCATATATCTTACATCTAGAGATGTACACCAAATAACAATTTTTTCTATTATAAATTAAGAGCATTTCATATAATGTAGTTTTACCATTTCACCCTGCACTTCTTTCCCTGACTCCAGATCTCCGCCCACCTCCTTAACCCAGCCTcatgctcttttttcttttttttccttttcatttacttatttatttagagataagagtttctcagtatagccctggctgtcccagaactcgctctgtagacctgTCTGGCCTCAAACCTTGAGATCttgctgcttctgccttctgagcactgggattaaaggtctggaCCACCATCACTTGGCTCCTTTATtaggaaaaaagcaaaaagcaaaaaataggGCCATTCACCAGACTGTTGTCAGTCTGCCAAGCGCCACACCCTTAAAACTGTCTCTCCTACTCCCAGGAAAATCACCAATTGTCCCTAGCTTCTGATTTAGGGATGGGGGTTCATGGCCCTCCGTCTCCATGCTGGAGTGCTGTCTGGCTTGATCCTGTTTAGGCCGTGTGCAGACAACCATAGCTCTTGAGAGTTCAGGAGTGCTGTGGTCCTGTTATGCCCCAACGGCACTGTTTTATTTGTCTTCCCCAGCCTAACCCTCTAGCCCTTACAATTTTTCTGCCCACTATTACCTGATGTTCTCTGAGCTTTGGGTAGGGAGGGGATGTATAATAAAGATGACCTGTCTGAGGCCGAGCATCTCTCATGTAccaactctctctgtgctctgagTAGTTAGGAGTCTGAAAGCTGCATTACTCTACAGGTGGAGAGAGAATGGAGGGAAAAAGTCAAACAATATACCGCCTACGTTCTAATCTTTCATTTCAGATGCTTATATCCAGATACTCTCCTGAAGTTGGTATTGCtgctgggtgtgtatgtgtgtgtatgtgttggttaCCACACAGGACCTCACCCTTGCTACCACTGGGTTAAAGTTTCAACTGGTTACTTTTGGCATTTCTCGTGTTACCCTATCGCACACTAATCGTGCTTAATATGTACacttttttgtttcattattattgtttttttatacaagatctctgtagacaagactgtagttcagtctagccttgaacttaccaAATAGTTAAtaatgatcttgaatttctgattcatGCCTTCTGCTTCTGACACCTCCCTCCGAGTTTTCTGCAGTGCTATGGACTGaacgtgctaggcaagcactctattaaCTGAGCCATATGCTTAGCCCAATAGAACCACTCCTGTAGCTGACCCTGTTCCCTTAGTAtctaaatttatgtattttttacttTGCAGAGTCCTGTTCCTGAAAATAGGATTCAAACAACTGATAATTTTAGTAATTCAAAGCTATAAAGTGTATTTGTAAAAACAATTGATACATGCCATTGCTTCTCAGCACCTACGTTGCCAACTCAGAAGCTGACAGTCAGAAATAGTTGCTAATGCCATAATTATCTTCCCTAAGTCATTTTGttcaagatttgtttattttatgtatgtgaatccactgtcactgtcttcagacacaccagaagagggcatcagatcccattagagatggttgtgaaccacgaagtgggaattgaactcaggacctccggaagagcagtcagtgctcttaaccactgagccatctctccaccaccaccactcgtTTCTTTAATCATTATTTTCCAAGCCACTGTTTCCCCTCTGCCCTAAACCTCTTTCCTGCCTTACTTCCTTTAAAACTGACATTCTTCAATTCTCATCCATTGACCTCAGGAGTTCTGCCCTGAGGTTTTAACAGTGCTTATAAATTTCAACAGCTATCTTGCTGTCCcttggacttttttgtttgttttgttttgatttgatttttgagacagggactcagaTATCCCAGTCTGGCCTAAAACGTGCTGTGTAGCTGagaactcttgattctcctccATCCACTTTCCAAGGGCTGGAATTttagttgtgtgccaccacactcagcgaATCATTGAGATCTTGAAGGTCCTCCGAGAGAAACCTAGGGTTTTGTCCCCTAATAATTGTGTGGTTTACTAGGAAGTGTATAGTTGCATAATTAAGTCATCAAGGGTGTGCCCATGAAGGGACCATCAGAATTTCCATCTATTCCggtctttctctttgcttctcatCTGCCCTGTGGTAAATGGTTTTGCTCCACATGCCCTGTCTACCATCATGTTCTTTCTACAGGCTCAGAGACAATGAGACAAAGAGACCATGGACTCATGAAAGCActagccaaaataaatcttttctctttttaaagtttattatctCAGACATTTTTTTCATGGTAACCACACCTCTTCCTCCCTGTTCCtgccataaataaatctttggagaCAATGCCTAGCCCAGGCTATCCAAACCACAACATCCTCCTGTATCTgctttctaagtgctgagatcCAGGTCTGAACCATAGCATCTGGCTGCCTTTGGcttttcgtttttgtttgtttggcatgGGATCTTGGTAGAACTCATACGCAGACCAGTCTGGAGGTGactctctacctcctaagtgctaggattacacacACTACCAAACCCCAAATAATTCTTGTGGtgcaagcactctgccactgaatTACACCTCACCCTGCTGCTATAACTGTTGACTTCCATATCAATGGAACAATCTTTCCAATACAGAGACCATCCTATTTTTTGACCCCTTGATCTTCAATTCCATCTTCCCCTCCTCCTAAGCGCAGTTGTTCTACTTCTCCATCACAGAACTGTTCATCATCAACAGCTGAAATGGTCCCATCACCCCCATTTGGACAACCAGCCACATGGTTGGACAAACTTCTTTTTGAACATTTCATAGAAATACATAGTATGTGTTgatcctcttcccccacccccacccctgcattcCTGGGCCCACCCTTGTCTGCCCCTCCCATCTCTGTGACTCTCCTATGTTCCAATACACAGTTTCACTTCTTCTTTCACAACAAACATACAGCAGGCTTGAATTTTCTATATAAAACGTAGGAACCAAATGTGAGGGGGAAATGGGACTTCtgtctttctgagactggcttAATTTACTTACTATAGCTATATCCAGTTGATTCATTGCCTGCAAAACCTGTAactgcatttttctttatggatAAAAAAGAATACCATGGTCTGTATGCTTTCTTCATCCATTCCTCGGGTTTTTGGACAACCAGGCTGGTTCCACAACTTAGCTTTTATGAAACAAGTATAATAAACGGTGGTGTGCAGTTTTCTCCAATGTTTTGACTCGGAGTCCTTTGGCTGACGGCCAACTTCTGTATTTCCTACTTTTCCTTCTAATATCCCAGTTATTATCTCAGACATTTTTTCATGGTAACTACTTCCTCCCTGTtcctgttattaaaaaaaaaatcttttttggagattaaaaaaagatttaaaaaagattaaaaacttcTTGGAGTTTTAATTATGTAGAACAGTCAATGAAAGTTGATGCTCAAAGAAGAACTATTGAAGCAATGATCATGAAGAACATATGCCCACAAGATAGATTTTTACTAATGAACACCCTTAACAGTTATACAACAGCAACTAATGAGCTCACACTACACAGTATGAGAATGACCATCAAGCCccaccttctttcttttttagtttatGACAGACATAGAGAAATCACGCAATTGGTGGATTGTCTATTGCCCACAGCA carries:
- the Prpf38b gene encoding pre-mRNA-splicing factor 38B isoform X2 produces the protein MANNSPALTGNSQPQHQAAAAVAQQQQQCGGGGGATKPAVSGKQGNVLPLWGNEKTMNLNPMILTNILSSPYFKVQLYELKTYHEVVDEIYFKVTHVEPWEKGSRKTAGQTGMCGGVRGVGTGGIVSTAFCLLYKLFTLKLTRKQVMGLITHTDSPYIRALGFMYIRYTQPPTDLWDWFESFLDDEEDLDVKAGGGCVMTIGEMLRSFLTKLEWFSTLFPRIPVPVQKNIDQQIKTRPRKIKKDGKEGVEEIDRHIERRRSRSPRRSLSPRRSPRRSRSRSHHREGHGSSSFDRELEREKERQRLEREAKEREKERRRSRSIDRGLDRRRSRSRDRHRSRSRSRDRKGDRRDRDREREKENERGRRRDRDYDKERGNDRERDRERSRERSKEQRNRGEGEEKKHKEDKEDRRHRDDKKESKKKHSRSRSRERKHRSRSRSRNAGKRSRSRSKDKSSRHKNESKEKSNKRSRSGSQGRTGSVEKRKREHSPSREKSRKRSRSQDRSHKRDHGDSKDQSDRQDHQRSQTVEPESQEKEHKNKDETG
- the Prpf38b gene encoding pre-mRNA-splicing factor 38B isoform X1, whose amino-acid sequence is MANNSPALTGNSQPQHQAAAAVAQQQQQCGGGGGATKPAVSGKQGNVLPLWGNEKTMNLNPMILTNILSSPYFKVQLYELKTYHEVVDEIYFKVTHVEPWEKGSRKTAGQTGMCGGVRGVGTGGIVSTAFCLLYKLFTLKLTRKQVMGLITHTDSPYIRALGFMYIRYTQPPTDLWDWFESFLDDEEVCQSARDLDVKAGGGCVMTIGEMLRSFLTKLEWFSTLFPRIPVPVQKNIDQQIKTRPRKIKKDGKEGVEEIDRHIERRRSRSPRRSLSPRRSPRRSRSRSHHREGHGSSSFDRELEREKERQRLEREAKEREKERRRSRSIDRGLDRRRSRSRDRHRSRSRSRDRKGDRRDRDREREKENERGRRRDRDYDKERGNDRERDRERSRERSKEQRNRGEGEEKKHKEDKEDRRHRDDKKESKKKHSRSRSRERKHRSRSRSRNAGKRSRSRSKDKSSRHKNESKEKSNKRSRSGSQGRTGSVEKRKREHSPSREKSRKRSRSQDRSHKRDHGDSKDQSDRQDHQRSQTVEPESQEKEHKNKDETG
- the Prpf38b gene encoding pre-mRNA-splicing factor 38B isoform X3, producing MCGGVRGVGTGGIVSTAFCLLYKLFTLKLTRKQVMGLITHTDSPYIRALGFMYIRYTQPPTDLWDWFESFLDDEEVCQSARDLDVKAGGGCVMTIGEMLRSFLTKLEWFSTLFPRIPVPVQKNIDQQIKTRPRKIKKDGKEGVEEIDRHIERRRSRSPRRSLSPRRSPRRSRSRSHHREGHGSSSFDRELEREKERQRLEREAKEREKERRRSRSIDRGLDRRRSRSRDRHRSRSRSRDRKGDRRDRDREREKENERGRRRDRDYDKERGNDRERDRERSRERSKEQRNRGEGEEKKHKEDKEDRRHRDDKKESKKKHSRSRSRERKHRSRSRSRNAGKRSRSRSKDKSSRHKNESKEKSNKRSRSGSQGRTGSVEKRKREHSPSREKSRKRSRSQDRSHKRDHGDSKDQSDRQDHQRSQTVEPESQEKEHKNKDETG